In Chitinophagaceae bacterium, the genomic window CACAATTATCGGATGCGCAAAGCAATAAAATAAGGGAATTTTATCCCAGGCAACTTACAGGACGGCTGGATACAACTTTAATCAATACGTATAACCGTATTACGCTGGTAAATAAAGATAAAACGGAAAGGTGCACCATAGATGTGAACCTTACATTCACAAACCCTGCATCGCTTCATGAAGAAATTTGCGTAAATGATATTGCCATTATTGAAGTAAAGCAATCGAAAACTTCGGTATTAAATGGCATCATTGCAGCGCTTAGAACTATGAGGATACCGCCCTCCAGCATTAGTAAGTATGTGCTGGGCTTAATACTTACCAGGCCAGAGATAAAGCACAATGCCTTTAAGCCATTGTTACATAAAATCAATAAAATTAAAGCACAGCAATTACAATTTTCTTAATATTTTAAAATACAACAATCATGAAAAAATTATTATTTCTGCTACCTGCTTTCCTTTTTATTAGTATTGCGCCTGCATTTGCCCAGGATACCAACCTTGTGGAAAAAGTAGTTAAAGATTTTAACCTCGGAGAAATGGGCATACGCTTTTTAATTAACCTGGTTGCAATATTCATCATGGTGCGCCTTGTTTATTTTGCAAAGCATAAAAACCGGGACTTTATGTTTACTCTTATATTGTTTAACTGTGTAAATTTTCTCATTTGCTTTTTACTGAGCGGCGCAAACCTGGGTATTGGCTTTGCTTTTGGCCTGTTTGCCATTTTCTCCATTATGCGTTACCGAACCGTAACGGTGCCGGTAAAAGAAATGGGTTACCTGTTTATTTGCATTGCCATGGGCTTAATTAATTCGCTGGCAACAACACAGGATAACTATATGGTATTGATACTTGCTAATGTATTTATTTTAATTCTGCCCCTGTTGATGGATCGCACCGCAAGCGCTTTAAATAATAATAATAATATGCTTATACAGGACATTATTTATGAACGTATTGACTTGATTAAGCCCGAAATGAGGGAAGTGATGATTGCAGACCTGCGTAATCGTACAGGATTGAATATTCAAAAAATAGAGGTTGTAAGTATAGACCTGATGCAGGATATAGCGATGCTAAAAGCGCATTCCTGCAACTCGGTTACCTTACTTAACGAGCAATTGAAAAATTCAGAAATGACTGAAGCAACAGTTGAAAAAACCTACAAATACGCAAATGCAGATGGAAGCGCAGTACTCTCCGGAATTGCCCTTGTATAACTACTTTAAAAATAAATAACCACTTGCCCAAATATGCTTTGCTTTTATAGGTAAAGCATATTTGAGCAGATAAAAACTATTATCATGAAGTATTTAAAAATATTTTTTCTTTTTTTGTTATCCGTATTGTTTATTATAAAAAGCAAGGCCCAGTTGTTTGACGAATGGGAAGCCAGGCCCAATATTGCTTTAAAGTATAAGTTTAACAAACAATGGTCTGTAACCGGTACCTATTACCATTATTTGGAAAATAATTTTAAGCAATATAATAAGTCGGTGATGAGTGTAGATGCAGGCTTTAAAATTAACAGCTGGTTAAAAGCAGGCATTGATTACCGATATGGATTTAATTCCAGGAAGCATTATCATGATATCCGCTATTCCATCGCATTTGACTTTAAGCTTTCGCCCAGGTGGAAGGTTGCTTACCGGCCTATGATGCAGCAGGAGTTTGTTTCCCTTAAAAAAGAGCACCTGGTAAAAAATCCTATTGAGTATTTTTTGCGTAACAGGCTTACCCTAAGTTATGATGCAACAAGTAATTTGGAGCTTTATGTATTTACCGAAAATTATTTGGAAATAGAAGAAGGAAATATGGGCTTTTACCGGCAAAAAAGCGCCCTGGGTAGCGATTATAAATTAAATGGTCGCAATAAAATAGGCTTTCGGTTTGAAGTAATCAATAAAAAGAATGGCAAAATGGTAGCCAGGCCAAACCTAAGTTACACGTACAGCCTGGGTTATGGTAAAAAAATAAATTAGCTGGCAGATTTTTTTTAATTCAATTGCTTTTCAATTCTCCTGTCGGGGATTATCCAAATTAAGGCAACTATGGAATAGCCAATAAAACCCAATAAGGGCGAATAAAGTGAAAAGACAATTGCAAAAATATAAAGGGCAGTAGAAGCATATTCTTTGGTTTTATTTTCCAAAGCTTTGCCAATAATTGAATCTTTTCCTTCATGCTTTATGGCAATTTTTTCCAGTATAGTATAGGTAATGGCACAGAGCAAGAGGTTTATGCCGTATAAAAATACCGGAGTTTTTTCGCCAGGATTTGTGCCCATCCATTCGGTGGTAAACGGCAAAAGAGAAAGGCAAAACAACAAGAGTAAATTTGCCCATAGAATTTTTCCATTTACTTTTTCAATTGCCTGAAATAAATGATGATGGTTGTTCCAGTAAATACCCACATATGCATAGCTGAGCAAATAAGAAATAAAAGAAGGGAGCACTTCCTTTAGTGAGGCAAAATTTGCTCCTTTTGGAACCTTCATGCCCAAAACCATTATGGTAATAATAATGGCCAATACGCCATCACTAAATGCTTCCAGCCTGTTTGATTTCAAAATGGTATATTTTTGTTTCTTTAATTATATGCCTGGTTCATTCGTTTGTTCCTGCATATTTCTTTTTACTTTTAAATATTCAGCAAAGCCCAGTATATCCCAAAAAATATTACCGGTAACTTTTCCTGTTTTAATGAATGAATATATTACTCTAAACGGCATAGCCAAAATATAATAATAATTCCTCCGGATACCACAGGCCAATACGGTACAATTGTTTTTTTCAAAAACCTTTTTCAGTTCATTAACGGAGTATAGCCTTACATGGGTTGGGTCGTCTTTAAAATTAAGGGTACCGTACATAGAAGGCAATGTGGTACTTTTTTTTCCGGGATATTCAATATAAAAATACCCGCCAGGTTTTAATTTTTTTACCAAAAGCGGCAATACCTCTTCTCCATTGTGTAAATGCTCAATTACATGCGCCATCATAATGGCATCAAAAAAATTATTGGGTATGGCTGAATAGTCCAATAAGGTAAGGTCAAGTTCATAAAACTTTTCCATTTTATTAAAATCTGTTTCGCTATTGGAATAACTTTTGCTTATGTCAAGCCCATAATATTTGCAATTGGGGAACAGGGCTTTTGTACGGGATGCAGAATTATTGCCTGCACCTACATCAAGAAGGTTAAAGGCTGTATTAGCAAAATATTTATGTAAAAAGCGAAATTTTAAATTGATTTGTTTTTTTAAGAAGTTCAACATATTAATTGCTGAGATTTTGTGCTTTAAGGTAGGGATAATAAAGTTTGATAGAAAATGGCATTTTTTCAGCTCCTTAAAATTTTCTCCATTTTTCTTCCTTTTGCCAGTTCATCCACCAGCTTATCCAGGTATCGGGCTTTTTGGGTTAAGGGGTTTTTTATTTCTTCTATGCGGTAGCCGCAAATAAGGCCGGTAATTAAATGTGCATTGGGGTTTAAGGTTGCATGTGCAAAGAAGGTTTCAAAGGTTACTTTCTCTTTTATGAGATGCTCCAGCTTCTTTTTAGTAAAACCGGTGAGCCATTCAATTACCTGCTCCAATTCTTTAAGGGTTCTGCCCTTGCTTTCTATTTTGGAAATATAAAACGGATATACCGTTGCAAAAATCATTTGGGCAATACGTACATCATGGTTTAATGCGGCACTCATGGTTTTATGTTTATAGATATTGAGCATTATTTCAGGCGAATTAATTTTCCTTTTCTTTTAATTATATTTTTATAATCCCATTGTATGGTTTTTGCTTTACCGAGCCAGCGTTTAAGGTCTGATTTATTTACTGCATCAATGGATGGGTAAAATAGCGAGGCATCTTTAAATTTTTCTCCTCTCACATTTAATTTTTCTTCGTTAAAGCCAGCGCCGCTCCAAAACATCAGCCTTATGCCGACTTTTTGATTACTGTAGCCTGCAATAGGGTTGCCCTCCAGAAACCACACCGGGTGGCCATGCCATATTTTGTTTTCGGCGCCAGGCAATTTTTTTGAAATTTCCATAGCCAAAAGCTTACAGATGGCTTTGCCGGTTGCCTGTTTGTTGTTATAAGCCAAAATTGCTTTACCAATGACAGCAGGTTTTTTAACAAAATTTGATTTATCCTTTGCTGCATCTTCATTAACACGGTATTTCACAATTTTTTTAATGAGCAAAAAGGGTAAAGGCCGTGCCAGTGGAAACTGAATAGCGCCTTTGGAGGTTTTGTATTGTTCTAAATCTTTTTTAAAAATAAGGATGGGGTTTGGCGTAGGGTAAAACCCAATATGTTCTTTGCAAACCGCATAATATACCAGCATTTTATTTTGCTTAAACGCAGGCATGCCATAGCTGATGGTTTCTGTTGCCCCTGGCGCTGCTTGCATTATTGCTTTGCGGAGTAGCTGCAATATGGCCTGAATATTTTTGGAAAATTGTGCATGGTAGGCATCAATATCTCTCCATTTTAAAGCAGATTTGTTCATATAAACTTGTTATAAATTCTCTGGGTACTTATTGGCTCTTAATAAAAGTACACTTAAATTTAAATAGAACATGTTTTCCTTTGGGCATAATTTAGTTATAGCTTGGGGTAGTTTATATTTATACGTTGTAAATAACCAGTGATGCACAAAAAAGTAAATAATTGAACTGCAACCTAAAAACAATAATTAGTAACAAATCCAATGGTTACTTTGGCTTAGGAATATTATTTATTGCTTCCGGGCCATATTGCATGCTGTATATCACCACAGCTATCGCTACTAATACCAATAACAAAATATAAGCTAATAGTACAAGGCCAAGAATAACTAACACCTTTAAATATACGGCTTTTACAGGCTTATCTTTATAAAATTCTTTAAAAAACAAGCCCAAAATAACAGGAACCAGTAAAATTGAATATTGGGCAATTGCCAGCATTATTGCCGGAGCGCTATGCCTGAAAATATACATTGCCGGGTAAATAATAATTATACTGATGAGTGTGTAGTACGACAAAATGTAAGCGTTCATTACAATATGCTCATAATAATTATGGCCCCATTTTTTAAATGCAATTTTGGTAGTGAGCGCAAAAAAAGGAATGAGGGAGAGCATGATTAAAGTAGTATAGCTTGAAAAAAATGCCAAAATATCGGCTGTAGCCTTTGCGCCTATGTTTCTTTCTTTGTAAAATGCGGCCATTATTTCTGTAAAACCCAAAACTTTGTACGTTATAAAAGTGGCAATACCACTTAATACAAAAGCAAGTAAAATGGGTTTGTAATGGTTTACCCTGTTGCCTTCTACAAATTCCCTTGCCGTTTTACCAGGGTTTTTGAGGATACTTTTTATGGAATAAAAAAGGCCTTTATTGGTATGCAGTACGCTGTATTGTATTTCATCCCAAATATATTTTTTGTCAATTCTTTTGTATTTTTTTTGGCCACAGTGGCTACAAAAATTTCCGGCAATTGGTTCGTTACAGTTTTTACAGTTTTCGGCCATAGTTTTTATTTCAGGTTATTGGATTGTATTTTACCTAATTAAAAGTAATGAAAAAATGTTGCAACATTTAGATGGCTGTACTTTGAATTTTTGAATAATTTGATTCCGCAATATATTTTATAATTGTGCTTCATGCCACCCATAATCATAAAGGGTAAACTTAATTTGTTCCTTTTAGCTCTTCGGTAAAAAATTTGTTCCACTTGGCTTGCTGCACTTTGTTTTTTGAATGATCGGTTTCTTTGTCGTAATTTAAAGTAAGTTCACTGTATTTATTTGTGGTGCTTTTAAATAGGTTACTTAGTAATTGCGAAAAGTTAGATTTAGTGAATTTTGTTTGTTTAAATTTTTCCATAATTTCCCTTATACACAATATCCCAATATTAAAATGCCCTTGTTCATGTACCAATAGTTCATCACTAACCTCATCTTTTATCGCCCAGCTTTTTTTAGGATCTAGTTCCAATATCACTTCATACCCATTAATAATTGCAGTGTCACCTACAAATGAAATGCCTTCAATTTTTGTTTTGTACCTGAAAGAAGTAAAAGCTTTAAAGGGTGTGCTTTTGTCTGCTTTACCGGTAAAATCGTCCCAGGTTAATTTTCCATTTGATTCTTGCCCGTTTACTATAATCTTTTGGCTAAATAAATTCAGGCTGATTAAAAGAGTAAAAAACTGAATTAATATTTTGCTGCTTTTCAAATTATTGAATTTAGTAAATGTGCAAACTTGTGATAACCGATGCAATATTAGTAAAAAATCTATAGGATTATAAGCTGGTAATTTTTTTCTTTGTTGCCAGTATAGAAAAAACCATTGGTATTTTATTTCCTAAATGTTCAATCCGGAATTTTTTAGGCTCAAATTCTATGGTTTTATTGAAGCAGTTGTAGGGCGAATAATCATATTCATCAAACGCATTTATTTCAAGGCCGTTGTTGATTAAGCTATTCAGTACTTCACTTGTGCCGTGGTTCCAGTTTACATATTCCAGTTTTATATTGGCATTTTTATCGGCATAAGTGCCGCTTTCTGTTTCTGTAATGGCGCCTGAATTAAAATAACGGTAATCAATTTTTTCAAAATTATCGTCAAACATCCAAACTATCGGATGAAATTCTACAAAAACAAATTGTCCGCCCGGTTTTAGGTATTGCGATATAATATTTGCCCATTTGCCTAAATGGGGCAGCCAGCCAATAGTGCCATAGCTTGTAAATACAATATCAAATTGCTGGTTTAAAAACTTGGGTAAATCATAAATATTGCAGCAAATAAAATTTGTGTTTTCATTAGTTTCTTTTGCAATTTGCCGGGCGGCTTCTATGGCTTTGTCCGATAAATCTACGCCGGTAACCTTGGCGCCAAGCCTGCTGAGGGAAATACTGTCCTGCCCAAAATGGCATTGTAAATGAAGTATTGATTTGCCCTCAATATTGCCCAGTAAGTTTAGTTCAATATCATTTAATGAAGTTTGGCCATTTAAAAAGTTTTCCTGGTCGTAAAACTCCGATTTTAAATGTACAGCAGTCTTTTTATTCCAGGATTTTTTGTTGATCTCAATATAATTGGGGTTATTGCTCATTGTTTGCTTTCTATTTTTCTTTTGAGTTTTTTTGCCATTTTTATAGAATGGTTTAAAGAGTTAATATTGTTCCAATCACTATGAGAAATTATTATATAATTAGGGTTTCGGTACTTTTTCTTTACTCTTTTTAATGTAGATTCATATTCGGCCTTATTTGCATCTCCCAAAAATCCCAAATTTTCGGCATCGGCGCCTTTTATTAAACAACCGCCGTACAAAATTTTTTCCCGGGCAAACCATAGTACAATATTATCTGCCGTATGTGCCTGGCCGGGATAATATGTTTCAAAAGTATAATTCCCAACATTGAAAACGGTATCTTTTGTCATTAAAAATTCTGCCCTTGGCTTTCCGTTCTTTTTGCTCCATTCGTCGGTAAGTTCTGTAGTGTAAGTTTTAATACCCAGTTGCCGGTAGTATTCCAGCCCTGCAGTTTTATCGCTATGCCAATGGGTAGCAATACACAGGGTTACAGGCTGTTTGTGTTTATATTGAATGCTGTCTAAAAGTGGTTGAAACTGCGTGGTATCCCAGGGTGAGTCAAACAGTACAATACCATTATTAGTAACGAGGTACATGCCATTAGCCGGCACAGGGTTGCCTTCGTAAATATTGTAGGTTGTGTAAATATAAAAATCACCGGTAAGTGGCGAAATTTTAAGCTTTTGTGCAGTTGGTTGCCCAATTATTTTTATAAAAGGGAGAAAAAAACAGGTGATGAGAAAAATTATACGCAATTCAGATATGGTTTGATTGGTAAAAGTATGCTTTTTAAGAAAATTATTTATTGGATGCTTCGTTTTGCATCAAAGTATATAAAATGCAATGGGTTGCTATTTAAAATATGGATTTACCGGGTAAGTTTTGTAATTACAAAATTAGTAGTACAACAGGGCCGGGCCCTGTTTGAAGGGTTGTTTTCACATTGCCACTTAGCATTACGTTCAGGTAGGTACCTGAAATTCCACCGGCAAATTGCAAGGGTTTATCTTAGTGTCAATAGCACTTTGTTCTACTATATAAAAGGCACCGCCGGGAAGTTGTTTTATTGTTGCCGGCTTATTGTTTATTTGCCAGTACGTAGTTGCGTTTGGAAAACAATCCGTAACCGGCTTATCTGCTTTTTTACAGGAATAAAGTATGTTTAAGAAGAGTGCAATAGTTATAAAAAAAATATAGGCTCTTTTCTACATGAGTAGTTTTCGTTTTTTAAAGGACAGCTGTATTTAGGGGCTCGTAGCTTTAGGAAGCAGGATATTTTGCAGGCAACATTTAAGAATGGTAAAAAGGCTGGGAGATTATTTCTGCCAAAAATAATGTACTCGTTTACTGTTTCTGAAAACAAAGTGTGTTTTTTGTGGTCCTGATATTGAGTTTTTCGCAGTTTTCAAAGTAATAACCCTGTGCACTACATATATTATCTACAAATTCTTTTCCCCAGGCTGTTTCCATAACTTTTGTAATGTTTAGAGCCGGAATTGATAATTCCTGGTTTTGTCCAATAAAATAAGTAGTTACCCAAATATCGTTGGTAGGAGTGTTGCCAATAAATGTGCCTTCGGTAGCGCTTGAAGCAGTAAATATTATAGCAACATCGCCGGGTATTGAATCCGGTTTAATAAAAGCAAAACCGGAGATGTTATCGGTTACCTTTATCATTCTCCATTTACCCTCAAAAGAAGTGGGAGCAGGGCCGCAATTGTCGTGTTTTGTACAGGAAAGTTGAAACAAGGCTATTACAGAAATAAAAATAAATATTTGTTTCATAAAATTTTATTTAATTACGATATATACTTTGCCGGAAAGATGGCTAATACCCACGGTACAAATTTGAGATTCGGTAAACTGCAAATGTCCACAAAATTTCCTACACACCACATTTTTTTCAAATTTTTTTCATGGCTCTTATTAAGTGATTCCATGCATATTGTATCGCTTTTTGCTGCACAGGCTGCGTTTTATATCACAAAAAAAATAAAATATTCACTTAAATATTACATTTTTGTTTTGAACCCATTATTTTTGCCGCAATGAAGTTAAACGCTTTTGCCTTGATGCTTATATTTATGTCGTTTGTAACATTACCTTCTATATTAAGTAATGTGTGCAAAGATGTGGATATGTCCAGTGTTTTCAACTTTGCCGAAGAAAAAGAAGAGAAGCATAAAAGCGGTGCCGAGCAAAATGGCGAGTTTGCCTCTTCCTTCTATAATATCGAGTTTTATAACCAGGAGATAGGATTTATAACTGCCAATTTTTTGTTCTGGTATAAAAATTCCAGTCTCGAAATCTTCCTGCCGCCACCCAACCAGCATCTAGTGTAGGCTACACAGTTTTTATTGCTGTGCTGCATTTGGATTGATTTCTTTCAATCCTTACTTGCTATGTATTAACGATACATGCAGTGCAAAATTTTTTTACAACTTTTTTAATCTTTATGACAAAAAATAAAATTTTTGCCCACCTGAAGTTTGATTTTTCTTCTGGTTTAGTGGTGTTTTTAATTGCGCTTCCTTTATGCCTGGGTATTGCTATGGCTTCGGGTGCGCCATTATTTTCGGGAATTATTTCGGGTATAATTGGTGGCTTGGTTGTAGGCAGTATTTCTAATTCACCTATTAGTGTTTCCGGCCCGGCTGCGGGCTTGTCGGCTATTGTGCTTGCAGCAATTGCCTCGCTGGGTTCTTTTGAAGTTTTTTTAACTGCGGTGTTCCTTGCAGGTTTATTGCAGCTTGTGCTGGGCTTTTTAAAGGCTGGTGCAATCTCCAATTATTTTCCCAATAATGTTATTGAGGGTATGCTTGCCGGCATTGGCATTATTATTTTCTTAAAGCAAATACCCAAAGCGTTAGGCTCGGATATTGAAGTGGGCAGCGGCTTTGATATATTTATAGATTTAGCAAAATCATTTACACAAATTCAGCCGGGTGTTATTGTAATTGCAGCTGTATCGCTTGGCATACTTATTCTTTGGGAAAAAATAAATTTTCTAAAAAAATTAAAATTGTTCCCGGCAGCATTGTTTGCCGTAATTGCTGGAACGGCATTAAACGAATTGTTTAAGGCCACAGGCAGTTCGCTGGCTATTGTATCTGGCAATTACCTGGTTAATTTACCTGAGGTTTCCAGTTTTGCAGCGTTAGGAAATATTTTTATACTGCCATCATTTTTTGATTTTTCAAATGGGTTTTCTAATTCTGGCTTAATGAATAAAGAAGTATGGACCGTGGCTTTTACCATTGCCATAGTGGCTTCGGTGGAAACCCTGTTATGTATTGAAGCATCGGACAGGCTTGATCCTCAAAAAAGACTTACCGATACCAACCTGGAACTTAAAGCGCAGGGCGCAGGAAATATTGTGAGTTCAATACTCGGTGGGTTGCCCATTACTTCAGTAGCGGTTCGATCTTCTGCCAATGCCAATGCAGGCGCAAAATCAAAATTATCCACTATTACACATGGAGCCTTATTATTACTAAGTGTACTTTCTGTCCCTTTTTTATTAAATAAAATTCCGCTGGCTTCGCTGGCCGCTATACTTATTGTTATTGGCTATAAATTGGCCAAACCTGCAGTGTTTAAACATTTTTACCATAGGGGTAAATACCAGTTTATTCCATTTATCATTACGGTAGTTGCCGTTGTGTTTAAAGATTTATTAATTGCTGTGGCACTGGGCATGGTAATTAGTATTTTTTCTATTCTTAGAGGAAATATGAAAAGGGCTTATTATTTCCGCAAAGAAGAATATGAAGATGGGGATATTATCCATATTCACCTGGCGCAGGAAGTATCTTTTTTAAATAAAGCGGCCATACTCTTTACGCTGGATGCAATACCGGAAAATTCCAAAGTAATCGTCAATGCTTCCGATACCGTTTATATAGCCCACGATATTTTAGACAGTTTAAGGGAATATAAAACCATAAGAGCGCCACTAAAAAATGTAGATGTAACTCTCCTGGGTTTTAAAGAAGAATACAACCTGGAAAATACCAATACCGATATACGCCAGGTTTCCTTTGAACATGCTTTGCTCATGAAACACCGAAACCGGATGAAAACATCCAGCCAGGTAATTGACGAAATGAAATCAATAGGCTTTGAATAAAACAGAAATAAAAATAAATGACTCTGTTTTTTTGGATAACCAGCAATATTTTTTTGTAAACTATAAATTAATAAATTATGCCTGATTTTTATAACAATATTATTGAAAACAACAGAAAATGGGTGGAAGCCAACCTGGCCAGCGACCCCGATTTTTTTAACCACTTAAAAGATGCGCAAAGCCCGCCGTTATTATGGATTGGCTGCTCTGACAGCCGGGTGCCCGCCAATGAAATTATTGGCGCACAGCCTGGTGAAGTTTTTGTGCACAGGAATATTGCCAATATGGTGATACATACCGATATGAACATGCTGAGTGTATTGGATTACTCCGTAAATGTGTTAAAAGTAAAACACATTATTGTATGCGGCCATTATGGCTGCGGTGGCGTAAAAGCTGCAATGGGTAATACACCTGTAGGCATTATTGATAACTGGATACGGCATATAAAAGACAGTTATCGCTTTCGTAAAAATGAAATTGAATCCATAACCGATGAAAAAGAAAAATTTGACCGCTTTGTGGAATGGAATACCAAGCAGCAGGTACTTAATTTGGCCGTAACTTCTATTGTACAGCAGGCATGGAGCAAAGGGCAGGCATTGGCCATACACGGCTGGGTTTACGGCCTCGATACCGGGTTAATAAAAGATTTAAATGTAACCTTTAGTTCGCATGACGATATAAGGAACAACAGCGTGTATAAATTAGATTTTGAGTAAAGTAAGAACCATTCCTGAATAGAAATACGTAGCCTTTGGTTGCGTATTTCTATTTGCTGCGAAAGAATTATTATTTGTTGAAAAAAATATAAACAATGCCAGCTTTTCCCAATTTTATTACAAGTCAGCTTTCGCTTTTTCTTTTATAATAGCATTATTGATACGGTCAAAATATATTAATGTAACAAAACAATTAATCATGTTGTCATGGTCAATTGATAATTGGATTTCACCCTTATCAATATTCCAGGTTGAAGAATATTTGCAATTGTCAAACTTAACTTCATACATTCTTCTTCCATCATCATGTGGCTGAGTAAAAGAGTCAAAAGTTTCTGTTTCTTCGGATGGCCGGCCATATTTTTCAATTAACATCTTTTTTAAATCAAAATAATTGCCTGAAAGTGTTGACCAGGTTTCTCTATTAGAAAAAATTACAGCAATTTTATACACTAAATCTTTTTGTTTTAATGTAGCAACAGCAATAATGCATTCTTTATAGCCTGCAAAGTCCCCAGTTAGCATGGCTATGCCATCTTCAGATTTTAAAATCCTAAACCCGTTTAGTTTCATTTTGTAAACATATTCTGCAAGGGTTCCGTTAATTGGCACTCCTTTAAAATTAAGGTGCTCGGGTGGCTGGCTGTAGGCAAACAAATGACAAGCAAATAGAAATACAATTGCTATAAAAAATTTTGTTTTCATAATAAATGTTTTATGGAAATATGTACATAAAGTGAGTAAAAAAGATTTACTAAATGGTGGAAGCATCCTTATTGCTAAAAATATGCAACATTTGTAAAATCTCAAAAAATAAATTTATTTGAATCTCTGCTTTTTTACTCCTAATGCTAAGGAGTGTAAAGTTTGGCGTAGTAATCGTTTATTGTTTATTTACTATTTCTTCCATTCGTTTTGTGGTTATCCTTAAAGCCAAAGCCTGGGAATCGGAGCGTAAATAATAAAATTTACCGTTCGGCATAATAAATATTGAATTACCGCAATGGCAACATTCGTTGAATAAAAGTGCAAAAAGAAACCTGCTGCTATCAATGATAATATGGTGGTTTCACTTTATAATTTTGTTTACGTTTTCACCTGGTGCTCTAATGTTAAAATAACTGATATTCTTTCTTGTTTTAACATTGTTTTCTGCTCCAGCATTTATTCTTTTTATTCCAGCTAAGATGGTATGTTTGCTGTTCTGGTCAAATATTCTATCAACAATAACTACTGTTATAATTGCATTTAATAATTATTGTGTCACTTAGTGTATTGCTTATTATTGAAAGGAATGTTTTTAATTTGGCCAGTGTAGTATCATTTAAATTGC contains:
- a CDS encoding DUF2200 domain-containing protein, which produces MSAALNHDVRIAQMIFATVYPFYISKIESKGRTLKELEQVIEWLTGFTKKKLEHLIKEKVTFETFFAHATLNPNAHLITGLICGYRIEEIKNPLTQKARYLDKLVDELAKGRKMEKILRS
- a CDS encoding polyphosphate polymerase domain-containing protein, whose amino-acid sequence is MQKETVQKHLSNLSPISLTGLDTVKLLNRVDRKYIIPVTSLSQIIQLLKNNQYSVLEINGCRAFSYLTTYYDNDAYAFFHDHHNRLSNRIKVRTRSYLESNLHFFEVKVKTKLRTNKYREVLHASSTQLSDAQSNKIREFYPRQLTGRLDTTLINTYNRITLVNKDKTERCTIDVNLTFTNPASLHEEICVNDIAIIEVKQSKTSVLNGIIAALRTMRIPPSSISKYVLGLILTRPEIKHNAFKPLLHKINKIKAQQLQFS
- a CDS encoding DUF3667 domain-containing protein → MAENCKNCNEPIAGNFCSHCGQKKYKRIDKKYIWDEIQYSVLHTNKGLFYSIKSILKNPGKTAREFVEGNRVNHYKPILLAFVLSGIATFITYKVLGFTEIMAAFYKERNIGAKATADILAFFSSYTTLIMLSLIPFFALTTKIAFKKWGHNYYEHIVMNAYILSYYTLISIIIIYPAMYIFRHSAPAIMLAIAQYSILLVPVILGLFFKEFYKDKPVKAVYLKVLVILGLVLLAYILLLVLVAIAVVIYSMQYGPEAINNIPKPK
- a CDS encoding class I SAM-dependent methyltransferase; translated protein: MLNFLKKQINLKFRFLHKYFANTAFNLLDVGAGNNSASRTKALFPNCKYYGLDISKSYSNSETDFNKMEKFYELDLTLLDYSAIPNNFFDAIMMAHVIEHLHNGEEVLPLLVKKLKPGGYFYIEYPGKKSTTLPSMYGTLNFKDDPTHVRLYSVNELKKVFEKNNCTVLACGIRRNYYYILAMPFRVIYSFIKTGKVTGNIFWDILGFAEYLKVKRNMQEQTNEPGI
- a CDS encoding DUF4956 domain-containing protein, with product MKKLLFLLPAFLFISIAPAFAQDTNLVEKVVKDFNLGEMGIRFLINLVAIFIMVRLVYFAKHKNRDFMFTLILFNCVNFLICFLLSGANLGIGFAFGLFAIFSIMRYRTVTVPVKEMGYLFICIAMGLINSLATTQDNYMVLILANVFILILPLLMDRTASALNNNNNMLIQDIIYERIDLIKPEMREVMIADLRNRTGLNIQKIEVVSIDLMQDIAMLKAHSCNSVTLLNEQLKNSEMTEATVEKTYKYANADGSAVLSGIALV
- a CDS encoding DUF1211 domain-containing protein produces the protein MKSNRLEAFSDGVLAIIITIMVLGMKVPKGANFASLKEVLPSFISYLLSYAYVGIYWNNHHHLFQAIEKVNGKILWANLLLLFCLSLLPFTTEWMGTNPGEKTPVFLYGINLLLCAITYTILEKIAIKHEGKDSIIGKALENKTKEYASTALYIFAIVFSLYSPLLGFIGYSIVALIWIIPDRRIEKQLN
- a CDS encoding DUF2490 domain-containing protein, with protein sequence MKYLKIFFLFLLSVLFIIKSKAQLFDEWEARPNIALKYKFNKQWSVTGTYYHYLENNFKQYNKSVMSVDAGFKINSWLKAGIDYRYGFNSRKHYHDIRYSIAFDFKLSPRWKVAYRPMMQQEFVSLKKEHLVKNPIEYFLRNRLTLSYDATSNLELYVFTENYLEIEEGNMGFYRQKSALGSDYKLNGRNKIGFRFEVINKKNGKMVARPNLSYTYSLGYGKKIN
- a CDS encoding class I SAM-dependent methyltransferase; its protein translation is MSNNPNYIEINKKSWNKKTAVHLKSEFYDQENFLNGQTSLNDIELNLLGNIEGKSILHLQCHFGQDSISLSRLGAKVTGVDLSDKAIEAARQIAKETNENTNFICCNIYDLPKFLNQQFDIVFTSYGTIGWLPHLGKWANIISQYLKPGGQFVFVEFHPIVWMFDDNFEKIDYRYFNSGAITETESGTYADKNANIKLEYVNWNHGTSEVLNSLINNGLEINAFDEYDYSPYNCFNKTIEFEPKKFRIEHLGNKIPMVFSILATKKKITSL
- a CDS encoding DUF1801 domain-containing protein, with translation MGKAILAYNNKQATGKAICKLLAMEISKKLPGAENKIWHGHPVWFLEGNPIAGYSNQKVGIRLMFWSGAGFNEEKLNVRGEKFKDASLFYPSIDAVNKSDLKRWLGKAKTIQWDYKNIIKRKGKLIRLK
- a CDS encoding DUF922 domain-containing protein, whose translation is MKSSKILIQFFTLLISLNLFSQKIIVNGQESNGKLTWDDFTGKADKSTPFKAFTSFRYKTKIEGISFVGDTAIINGYEVILELDPKKSWAIKDEVSDELLVHEQGHFNIGILCIREIMEKFKQTKFTKSNFSQLLSNLFKSTTNKYSELTLNYDKETDHSKNKVQQAKWNKFFTEELKGTN